One Eremothecium cymbalariae DBVPG#7215 chromosome 2, complete sequence DNA window includes the following coding sequences:
- the TPK2 gene encoding cAMP-dependent protein kinase catalytic subunit TPK2 (similar to Ashbya gossypii AFL090W) has protein sequence MAMDFMGQQRYSTELVGADVQKRSLLPQRSTVSKGKYSLQDFQIMRTLGTGSFGRVHLVRSIHNGRYYAIKILKKQQVVRMKQIEHTNDERRMLKLVEHPFLIRMWGTFQDSRNLFMVMDYIEGGELFSLLRKSQRFPNPVAKFYAAEVTLALEYLHAHNIIYRDLKPENILLERNGHIKITDFGFAKEVDTVTWTLCGTPDYIAPEVITTKPYNKSIDWWSLGILIFEMLAGYTPFYDVTPMKTYEKILLGKIVYPPFFHPDVVDLLSKLITEDLTRRLGNLQSGSQDIKSHPWFAEVIWEKLLAKDIETPYEPPITAGVGDTSLFDQYPEEQFDYGIQEDDPYMRYFVDF, from the coding sequence ATGGCAATGGACTTTATGGGACAGCAAAGGTATTCTACGGAATTGGTCGGGGCAGACGTTCAAAAACGATCGTTACTTCCACAGCGGTCAACTGTATCCAAGGGAAAGTATAGTTTGCAGGATTTTCAGATTATGCGGACGTTGGGGACGGGTTCTTTTGGGCGTGTGCACTTGGTGCGATCAATCCACAATGGTCGTTATTATGCTATAAAgatattaaagaaacagcAGGTGGTTCGGATGAAGCAAATTGAACATACCAATGACGAACGAAGGATGCTGAAGTTGGTGGAGCATCCATTTTTGATTCGGATGTGGGGTACTTTTCAGGATTCCAGGAATTTATTCATGGTTATGGACTATATTGAGGGCGGGGAGTTGTTTTCTCTTTTGAGGAAGTCGCAGAGGTTTCCTAACCCTGTTGCGAAGTTCTATGCTGCGGAGGTGACATTGGCATTGGAATATCTGCACGCCCATAATATAATTTATCGGGACCTGAAACcagaaaatattttattggAACGAAATGGACATATTAAAATTACCGATTTCGGGTTTGCCAAGGAAGTTGATACTGTTACATGGACGTTGTGTGGTACTCCCGATTACATTGCTCCTGAGGTAATTACGACGAAACCTTATAACAAATCAATAGACTGGTGGTCGCTTGgaatattgatatttgaaatgCTGGCCGGCTACACGCCGTTTTATGATGTCACTCCAATGAAGACATATGAGAAAATCTTGCTGGGAAAGATTGTATATCCGCCATTCTTCCATCCGGATGTAGTTGATTTGCTGAGTAAGTTAATAACAGAAGACTTAACTCGCAGGCTGGGTAATTTGCAGAGTGGTTCACAAGATATAAAATCCCACCCTTGGTTTGCAGAGGTGATATGGGAGAAGCTGCTGGCCAAAGACATTGAAACCCCTTACGAACCACCTATAACTGCTGGTGTTGGCGATACATCGCTGTTCGATCAATATCCGGAAGAGCAATTCGATTATGGAATCCAGGAGGATGACCCTTATATGAGgtattttgttgatttttaa
- the MNP1 gene encoding mitochondrial 54S ribosomal protein bL12m (similar to Ashbya gossypii AFL089C), which translates to MLRQVTRPYLALSRCSQLTRQFVRLSSTTTEESSRTDAVDPKISSIVKQISQLSLLETSTLISELKSQLNIPDISFPVGGAAPAAQSAGASEEAKEEEVKEDKTIFSIKIESFDAKSKPKVIKEVKSLLGLSLVEAKKFVEAAPKILKENVAKEEADKIKATLEGLGAKISLE; encoded by the coding sequence ATGTTGCGTCAAGTTACCAGGCCATATTTGGCTTTAAGCAGATGTAGTCAATTGACTAGGCAGTTTGTTCGTCTAAGTTCTACAACGACTGAAGAAAGTTCTCGTACAGATGCGGTCGATCCTAAGATTTCTTCAATCGTGAAACAGATTTCGCAACTGAGCTTGTTGGAAACGTCGACGTTAATTTCTGAATTGAAGAGTCAATTGAATATTCCAGATATCTCTTTTCCTGTAGGTGGGGCGGCGCCAGCAGCTCAGTCAGCAGGTGCATCAGAAGAGGCtaaggaagaagaggtGAAGGAGGATAAAACGATCTTTTCTATCAAGATCGAGTCATTTGATGCCAAATCTAAACCTAAGGTTATCAAGGAGGTCAAGAGTTTGTTGGGATTGTCGTTGGTAGAAGCGAAGAAATTTGTTGAGGCTGCTCCAAAGATTCTAAAGGAAAATGTTGCCAAGGAGGAGGCTGATAAGATAAAAGCTACTTTGGAGGGTCTTGGAGCTAAAATTTCGCTGGAATGA
- the RPB9 gene encoding DNA-directed RNA polymerase II core subunit RPB9 (similar to Ashbya gossypii AFL088W), with protein sequence MTTFRFCRDCNNMLYPREDKEEQRLLFECRTCTYAEEAGTPLVYRHELITNIGETAGVVQDIGSDPTLPRSDRECPKCHSHDNVFFQSQQRRKDTSMVLFFVCLSCSHIFTSDRKNKRTTFS encoded by the coding sequence ATGACGACGTTTAGGTTTTGCCGGGACTGTAACAATATGTTGTATCCCCGCGAGGATAAGGAGGAGCAGAGGCTTTTGTTTGAGTGCAGAACATGCACCTATGCAGAGGAAGCAGGTACGCCTTTGGTTTACCGGCATGAGTTGATTACGAATATTGGTGAGACTGCGGGTGTTGTTCAAGATATTGGGAGTGATCCGACGCTACCGAGGTCGGATCGAGAGTGTCCCAAATGCCATTCGCACGATAATGTATTTTTCCAGTCTCAACAGCGGAGGAAAGATACCAGTatggttttgttttttgtatGTTTGAGTTGTTCTCATATCTTTACGTCTGATCGGAAGAATAAGAGGACTACGTTTTCGTAA
- a CDS encoding uncharacterized protein (similar to Ashbya gossypii AFL087C) produces the protein MSQLEYSPLDVWGQQSPLDSLDSSPSMSSMSTTTLDVPSGVTATTVTRSSSFSEASYNNELSNQAIESIRRQQNQNKLIHLDPIPDFKGKNEIKPWLQKIFYPQGIEIVIERSDKIKVVFKCKASKRGKNGSSGVGSTNTAASSSSAGAGALVSPVGLEDGQLTPSHLSGSMSSMSPNTLSLQRKKKRAVSPYNTCPFRVRAAYSLKRKKWSIVVVNNGHSHPLKFNADSEEYKKFKSKLRENCDWEAVKRFDELEYRSKFNLPTEFVPIPCDCGLTQEIESFNVILPSTNILSAPASVIAEKKIPTVSKPKSRKLAQRNKKTLLHRGTTKSKLATAIQLSDRGSDVGSQHSLKQETTNYSLANYLFQDSSEIDFTEMFFKPLPHLKNHSGGGAAGGSGSGAAAKNRVRLVSAEQMARERAPPEPTPEAEATNAHDEQWKELESLLDQQTHLNLNDPDSFSTPVLPSQFYYESQQSSHSQGDEVEALVQTSLVSGGSATLNSVFQLHNNNHNNQNKNNNSKNNQNGNNNSMNNNNDNDSNNNDIKERYRSPGPSVSVEAARSVPDSFCTSATITAVDSLTFEMHALNAIDGLVKREFGVGDHDFSNSDNGIISPQLQSDTQPEVHDEMYLWEDQQKYFN, from the coding sequence ATGAGTCAGTTAGAGTACTCGCCGCTGGATGTGTGGGGCCAGCAATCGCCCTTGGATTCGTTGGATAGTTCGCCGTCGATGTCTTCGATGTCGACGACGACGTTGGATGTGCCGAGCGGGGTGACTGCGACCACGGTGACGAGGAGCAGTTCGTTTTCGGAGGCGAGCTATAACAATGAGCTGAGCAACCAGGCGATCGAGTCGATACGGCGGCAGCAGAACCAGAACAAGTTGATACATTTGGATCCGATTCCTGATTTCAAGGGCAAGAACGAGATCAAGCCGTGGCTGcagaagatattttatcCGCAGGGGATTGAGATTGTGATCGAGCGGTCGGATAAGATCAAGGTGGTGTTTAAATGCAAGGCGTCGAAGCGTGGCAAGAATGGGAGTAGTGGTGTTGGCTCTACCAATACAGCTGCGTCGTCGTCGTCTGCTGGGGCTGGGGCGTTGGTTTCGCCTGTGGGTCTGGAGGATGGCCAGCTTACGCCTAGTCATCTGTCAGGTAGCATGTCGTCGATGTCGCCGAACACGTTGAGTTTgcagaggaagaagaagcggGCTGTGTCGCCGTACAACACATGTCCATTCCGTGTGCGAGCTGCTTACTCtttgaagagaaagaagTGGAGTATTGTGGTGGTGAATAACGGCCATTCGCACCCGTTAAAGTTTAATGCTGACTCGGAGGAGTAcaaaaagttcaagagTAAGTTACGCGAGAATTGTGACTGGGAGGCCGTGAAGCGCTTTGACGAGCTTGAATACCGTAGCAAGTTTAACTTGCCCACCGAATTCGTGCCGATACCATGTGACTGTGGTTTAACGCAGGAGATTGAATCGTTTAACGTTATATTACCCAGCACTAATATTTTGAGCGCCCCGGCGTCGGTCATAGCTGAGAAGAAGATACCAACTGTGAGTAAGCCCAAGAGTAGGAAGTTGGCGCAAAGAAATAAGAAGACCCTGTTGCATAGAGGGACAACAAAATCGAAACTAGCTACAGCGATTCAGTTATCAGACAGAGGCTCGGATGTTGGGTCCCAGCACTCGCTGAAGCAGGAAACAACCAATTATTCTTTAGCAAACTACTTATTCCAGGACTCCTCGGAAATTGACTTTACTGAAATGTTCTTTAAGCCACTTCCCCACTTGAAGAACCACAGCGGTGGAGGAGCAGCAGGAGGAAGTGGCAGCGGAGCAGCGGCCAAAAACCGCGTGCGGCTGGTTTCTGCTGAACAGATGGCACGAGAACGTGCTCCTCCGGAACCAACTCCTGAAGCAGAGGCGACCAATGCACATGATGAACAATGGAAGGAACTTGAAAGTCTTTTAGATCAACAAACCCACCTGAATCTGAACGATCCTGACTCATTTTCAACACCTGTGCTGCCTTCTCAGTTCTACTACGAATCGCAGCAGTCGTCACATTCCCAAGGAGATGAAGTTGAGGCTTTAGTACAGACATCTTTGGTATCTGGTGGTTCAGCTACGCTGAATTCGGTATTCCAATTACATAACAACAATCATAACAATCAgaataaaaacaacaacagtaaaaacaaccaaaacggcaacaacaacagtatgaataataataatgataatgatagtaataataatgatattaaagaaaGGTATCGAAGCCCAGGCCCATCTGTTAGTGTAGAGGCGGCTCGCAGTGTTCCAGATTCTTTTTGTACATCAGCTACCATTACTGCTGTAGATAGTTTGACCTTTGAAATGCATGCTCTAAACGCTATCGATGGACTGGTCAAACGTGAGTTTGGTGTTGGCGACCATGATTTTTCGAATTCAGACAACGGTATTATTTCTCCACAACTCCAATCAGATACTCAACCGGAAGTTCATGATGAAATGTATCTCTGGGAGGACCAGcagaaatattttaattga
- the YIG1 gene encoding Yig1p (similar to Ashbya gossypii AFL086W) produces the protein MGIPVALYTSGVLVVHERVVASRNGGARQRSRGQECSTIDDKVRCEQWSLRRTASVANSGYGRGSRSYQMGSYWCLWDEDGGRCMVVDAVEAPRVVDLSFAALSAGEKISCVIVIEDGEGLVCGTSQGRLLKIALANDSVLQETRLSEHPVDYIWHDDHAGGYVVLTSRDSTVYQFAQWGSAMSLSQYKIQLPGEVVGASLSADGQYLCVADRRKIHFYRWEMRATPFRSMVVCQDQVDDDGITRIAWDRAGRMVLVCTTGRVMCYDTRDHWISVVARQPHKLVEWSPVGNLFLVGQHRYGTLLSVYEHNDRGHWSSLGYTDIATKFGISRVEQMAVMKNQVHLLHSDCYESFAME, from the coding sequence ATGGGCATTCCAGTCGCGCTGTACACATCCGGGGTGTTGGTTGTCCACGAGCGGGTGGTGGCCAGCAGAAACGGGGGGGCGCGCCAGCGGTCACGTGGCCAAGAATGCAGCACTATCGACGACAAGGTGCGGTGCGAACAGTGGAGCCTACGGCGCACGGCCAGCGTTGCCAATTCCGGGTACGGGCGCGGGAGTCGGTCGTACCAGATGGGGTCGTACTGGTGTCTGTGGGACGAGGACGGGGGCCGGTGCATGGTGGTGGATGCCGTGGAGGCTCCCCGCGTGGTCGATTTGTCCTTTGCCGCGTTGTCGGCTGGCGAGAAGATCAGCTGTGTCATTGTGATCGAGGACGGCGAGGGCCTGGTTTGCGGCACGAGCCAAGGGCGGTTGCTAAAGATCGCTCTCGCCAACGACAGCGTCCTGCAAGAGACCCGGCTGTCCGAACACCCGGTGGACTACATCTGGCACGATGACCACGCCGGGGGCTACGTGGTGCTGACCAGCAGGGACTCCACCGTGTACCAGTTCGCACAATGGGGGTCCGCGATGTCCCTGTCCCAGTACAAGATACAGCTCCCGGGCGAGGTCGTCGGCGCCTCCCTCAGCGCCGACGGCCAGTATCTATGCGTCGCGGACAGAAGGAAGATCCATTTCTACCGCTGGGAAATGCGCGCCACGCCCTTTAGATCGATGGTCGTGTGCCAAGACCAGGTAGATGACGACGGCATCACCAGGATCGCCTGGGACCGCGCCGGACGCATGGTGCTTGTCTGCACGACGGGGCGAGTCATGTGCTACGACACCCGCGACCACTGGATTTCTGTGGTCGCCAGGCAACCACACAAACTGGTGGAGTGGTCCCCCGTCGGGAACCTGTTCCTGGTTGGACAGCACCGGTACGGCACCCTGCTGTCGGTCTACGAGCACAACGACAGAGGCCACTGGTCCTCGCTCGGCTACACCGACATTGCAACCAAGTTCGGTATCAGCAGGGTCGAGCAGATGGCCGTGATGAAAAACCAGGTACATCTGCTGCACAGCGATTGTTACGAGAGCTTCGCCATGGAGTAG